The sequence gggaggctgctcagaccagccatcatccacacacgctCCAAAGTAGACAACTCGAATCGCAGTTCCATACAATTTACACATTATTACATAACGTTTATTTAGCTTACTGTTAATCGAAAAACGACTTACAATATGTGCCTTTACACATAGGGAGGGACCACAATGGAACTAAGCTTTCGGGCCTCATTGTGTGATCCCTCACTATTTATGTATTTCAATgctgttcatattttatatcaaaattgtcaaataaaatcaatgaaTCAATCAATACGTGCAGTCAATAATAAAGATTAAACTCAAAAAGTGCAAGAATCCTGTAAGTACATACGATTAAGTAAATAAGCAACCCGTTTTGCTTAAGTTTATGatctaaattaaaaaaaggaaaaaatgccACATGGCTTTACGTtcgctttttttttacaattcacCTACAACGAAAAATGGAACCACAGCACCATCGTGTGGCGCTGGTACCACTACAACTTACACTTTACAATACACTTTACTACACTTCATTACTTATTATGACATATTACCACTGTCTTAGTTTATATTATTCTAACTTaatttatttctttttattattattattttaatctatGCTGTTActtatttgtaattttttttttaatactatatttttatttactcATTTTTTctgctatgtggctgttgaggaaccaagcctaagaataTTACTTTTGTGTACCACAGCACCCCCGTGTGGCGAACTCAGGTAGTGTCTCCACACggcgcgtcacccggaagtagTTCTGCAGTAGGTGGcgtttgcacgtgtgtgctTCGTGCCTGGAACAACATGGCTTCGTGCATAGAGGATGTGTTGGCGAAGGCTGAGCAAGATGAAGCCGAGAAACTCAAAAGTATCACCGTGGTGAAGGAACTCGAACTCGAGTTCGACATCGGCAACCTCCTTGCACACGACAAGAACCAAATCGACATCCGTGAGTTCCGTGGACAGAAGAAAGAGGAGTTTCTGCGATCCCTGGCCCGGGACAACACGCAGCTCCTGGTCAACGAGATCTGGAAGTTACCCACCGAGAGGGTTGACGAGGCGATCGTGGTCAAACTACCCACCCCGTCCACCAGATTGCCCCGAGAGAAACCCGCTCCCAAGCCAAGACCGCCAACCAAATGGGAAGAGTTCGCCAAGCTGAAGGGGAtccagaagaagaggaggaccaACTTGGTGTGGGACGAGGTGGCCAAGGACTGGAAGCGACGCCACGGCTTCAAGAGGGCCAAGGATGACACGAAGGAGTGGCTGATTGAGGTGCCCGTGACGGCGGACCCCATGGAGGACCAGTTCCAGAAGCGCAACACCGCCAAGCGGGAGCGGGTGGCGAAGAACGAGCTCAACCGGCTGCGGAACATCGCCCGGTCGCAGAAGATCAAGTTGCCTAGCGTGGAGCTTCGCCCCACCGGCACACAGTCCAAGGCGGACCTCGCCACGGCCTCCACCGTCGCCTTGGCGTCCACAGCATCCCACGGGAAGTTCCAGGACCGCCTGCCCAAGGAGAAGCCCCAGAGGAACACGGGCAAGAAGAGGAAGTTCGAGCCGCTCATCGGAGACTTCTCCAGCGAGAAGCAGAAGCAGCTGGACATCCTGAAGGTGATCGACGGCAAGAGGCCCCGTATGGACGTGACCAAGGCCACCAACAAACAGATGAGGGAGGACGACCGGGAAGAGGCGTCGGCCCGGTTCAAGAAGGGCAAGAAGGGACGGACTGACGGGGGtaggggaggcagaggaggccgCGGAGGCAAGAGTAGAGGGGGAAAGCCTGGTGGAGGTAAaccaggtggaggaggcagaggtggTGGGGGGCGAGGAAGAGCGAtgggaggcggagggagaggtggaggcggaggaagaggtggtggtgggtttggagggggaggaggtaggggtggtggtggaggcagaggtggaggtaggggtggcggaggaggaagaggtggtggaggcggcagggggggaggaagagggggaaatCGCTGAAAAGACTTCCCAGAGAACTGAACAGAAGGGTTGCCATGTGAAAAAGACTTTTCATGCATCTGTGATGATGTTGTCAGATTGTCTGTGCTTTGTGTTGACGCGGCTGTCTGTAACACAATGAGCCAACGTGGGATTGTGTTTCCGACATGTGTGGAATATATTTTATACGTCCCAGAGGTTTGTGAAAATATGCATAAGTAATTAAAATGAAAATCTCATATATTTTCTTGCGTTTCCTTACAGTGGCGTCAAACTGAAGGCGCCTGCGTTATCATTGTGCGGTCATAGAGCTGTATGAGCATTTATTGTTTTGCTTTCTTACTGCAAAATTAAGTTGAGCTTGTGTTTCTGCCCATTACGGTAGGCTACCATCATATCAGCTCTCCAGATAGTCTAGTTGTGTTCATGCTGTACTCGGACTACATGCCGACCAAATCACTGACATGATTCATAGACCGTATTTTTAATAAAAGAAAATTATCAATTTATAAAAgcagtgtgttcatgtgtaaaTACGCTTCAGTTGGGGGCATAGTTTAATGGTCGTACATTTTTAATGATGTATCAATGCATCACAATCCCTTTTGGATTGAAGATGCTTTAATTAATATGCTGCTGATCCAGCTAGAGAGATACTTCATGGGACACTTCACAATCTGGTTAAAGTGCAGAGTCTCACTTAGGGAAATCACAACAGTGACTCAGACACTGTCGTTAccagcagtggtggtggtgctgtgggACACATGTCCCCATCTGTTGCCTGTACCtcagctacacccccccccccagcaccctgaATCAGTCATGCGTGTTGTTAGCTGCAGAGCTAGGGGTACACAGGTCCATGGGAAGCAGAGCAAGCTAGCAGAGCTAACCTCCCACCAGATGGaccagcacaacacacacacacctcccacccCGATGGGCTGGTCaagcatgaccccccccccccaaaaaaaaacgctggggagaagggggggctCTTGAGCAGGAGGGCGTAAGAGCACCAAGGTCAATGGGTTTATcttgatgtgtttgtgatgaaTGCTCACATGTACGGTTCACTTCCTGTGTGCGGGTTACTTCCTCTGCATGTGGTCATCCTTCAGGAAACGGTTAGCAGGTGGATTATTTATAGAGTTTATGTTTGCACAGCAGACACGATACTGCGATACACGTATGTAGCACATTATAGGAGCTGCATGGTCAATTATGTATTCAGAACTTCATTCATATGcttttggtgcgtgtgtgtgtgtgtgtgtgggacgggGCTCTCTTGCGCAGCAGCAGTGGAGACCTCTGCTGCATTTCTTGAAGGTTggctgatagagagagagggagagatacatacacacacactgagtgagagagagagacacacacacgagggaGAAAGAGTTAGACACACACCATCTAAcctggagggagagcgagggagacacacacccccactaacggagagagggagagggagactcaCCCCCActaacagaaagagagggagagagtctcacccccactaacggagagagagagagagtctcacccccactaacagagagagagagagggagagagagagagagggagagagtctcCCCCCcactaacagagagagagagagagggagagagagagagagggagagagtctcCCCCCCACTAACAGAGAGAACAGCAGCAGTACGGGAGGTGAATAGTGATTGTGTGGGTCTGTGCGAACATGTCGGCTCCTGCAACCATGCACCGGGTGTACCGCCACAACAACGACCACATCGAGGTCTTCACCTCCGTGTGCGGACCCCAAGGTGAGGAGGCGAGAGGATGCTGCCCGAGTGCGTACCTACCCCCTCGCTGTGGCTGTGTCCTCCGATCCGGGCATGCCGTCGATTATTCTGTGAGCTGCAACGCATCGTGTCTGAGACGTCGCGGCTGCCgttgttatttttgttgttgttgttgttgtggtggtggtggtagtagcaTGTGCAGTTTGTTGTGGTAACAGAAGGAATTACCTGTGATTTGATCCATTCTCTTTCTGCTgactcacccccctctcttGGGCATCAGTGAGGTACCAGTTCAGAGGACTGGCAGAAAAGGTGAGTTTGCATCTTTTTTGGGGGGCATTTGGCATCAACTGCTAATTAAACAAGGCTGTTAATGGATGCATTAAGGGATTGGGGTAGTTTGAGTTTGGAGGAAATGATTCTACCGATAATTAAAAAGCAAGTGGAAATGGAAATAGTTTAATTATTTACCTTACTTAGTAGCTGCCTGGATTACTATGTTACTAATCCAGCTGGTGTAATCAATGTTTATTAAACTATTTCTAGTAGCATACTATTtagcaatatatattttttccttattctaatgataacaataattaCATTGAGGAGCAACAGTTCATTTAGATTAGACCCATATTTAATTGTTAACTATAGATAATCTCTAAAAACGTAATCCTCTTGATTCAGTCCAATACTGATGAAGGCGGTACACGTTCGATTTCAGTAACACTAAGTGGTGTGATAAGTATGACAATAACAAAATCCACACGCAATTTTAAAAGATAAAGCAGCCAAAATGTTTGTGCAAAAAAACTGCATACGCAGACTTGTAATTCCCACCATGTCCACTAGATGGTGGCAACGCACAACTACAAGCCCAACTGGCCCGACGAGGTGGCGCTGGCCCGGGGTGACGTCATCCTGGTGATGTCCAAGCACGAGGAGGAACGCTGGTTCGGGCGGCTGCAGGACGGCCGCCGGGGCTACTTCCCCGCCTCCTGCGTCATGGAGATCGGCCAGGTCGGTCTGCTTCGCCCCGGGCCTTGTGTGCAGcaatgtcacacaaacacacacacacaaaggagccCGTTGTTGTGGCCTTCTGTGGCCGGTATGATATCGAAATGTGCGACCCCGTGTCTCCGGGCAGAACTTTGAACCGACAGAACCAACCGAAGAACCGAGGCAGCGACCTCTGAGCAGCACGGCACGCGGTGTGACGTCATTATTCACGTTAAATTAGACCACTCCTTCAGTGTGGGAAGTTATCAGTCGACGTCACGATGACGTCACAGCTTTAGCTAGAGGCAAAAACAATGAAACAACGTAGGAAGAATAGGCAACCCTAAGTATCCAAAATAAATCATCTTGCTGGGTTGTCGAGGGCCAGAAGTAATGTATTGGTCTGTTGCAGGAATGTATGTATGCCTATATGACTTGAATACATCAGAAATGGGTGAACTAGGTGGAACAGGTGAATGAAGTTGTAACTCTCAGAGAATATTTACTAGTATGACCAGAGACTATTATACTGTAGGTACGTAAATGGTTAACAAACACTTTCAAATATGAGATGCCGGTTAGTTTATCCCGCCATGGAAGTGCGGTCGGCCGTTGAGATGCCAGGTGATGACTAATCTCTGACCAAGCGCTCTTAGTTCATGGCAGAACTCCTAGCGAGCCCTTCAGAGCCTGGGCTGGAGACCAAGCTCTGAAGGGCAGAGTTATGGGATGTTTCCTGGTTCCTCACGGAGACAGACGATAGACGACAGCTCTCAGAGGGGGATGTTAATAAGTGTGTTCATGAAGTGGCCGGTCTGATCGGGGATGATTTGGGATGACTTTTTGCCTGAAGAAGACCCAATAGGGTCGAAACAttgctgttattttttattaatatggGAGCTTAACCAGTGCTGCAAACATTACATTTCTTTCATCGGGGATGATTTGAAACATCAACAGTTTTATACTCTTAAGTAGTGCTGTAGAGATTTGTTTACAGTTAATGGCCGATTACACTTCTACGTGTCACCCGCTCCCAGCTTCAGGATCGCTCGAACCAATCGAAGACGTACGGGAATGCAAAGACATGCAGTTCTCAATTTGCAGTAATGTGAATCAGCATTGCTCACCTGCGTTGttgtcttgtgtgtttgtttgtgtgtgtgttacttgtGCGGTCGTAGGACTGCTTGGCGGAGAAGGAGGCGAGCAAAGCGCTGTCCCTGCGGAGCTCCCTCTGGGCTCACGTTCTGTCTCTCCGCGGACGCTGTGGAAGGTGTGTGACGTTTGGAGGTGGAAGACGAAAAACACgcatgaaacaaacacacaaacacagacatacacacacacacagaaacacaaacacagacatacaaacaaacaaacacacagaaacacaaacacagacatgcaaacacaaacacccaaatacacaaacacaaacacacaaacacaggcatacaaacacacaagtgcATGCCTATCAGACCATCACTgtcaccccccctcactaaAATCTAAAATGCAATATAATCATAACTCAGTGCTtatatgaacgcacacacaccctccttccCTAATCATAACTTAGTGCTTacacgcccacacgcacgcacacacacacacacacacacacacacacacacacacacacacagccacaccagCAGCTGTTCCATCActgtgggccccccccccctcggcacCCCTTGAACAGGTGGCCTCTCCCAGCCCTCATTAGTTGACAAAGCACgcagattacacacacacacgcttacacgcacacacacgcacacacacacacacacacacacacactcaaacacacacacacacagacacacacacaatcgcaagCCATCATTATCACCGCCCTCCCAGATCAATCCCCTCACTGtatagcatatgtgtgtgtgtgtgtgtgtgtgtgtgtgtgtgtgtgtgtgtgtgtgtattaattgtgtttatgtgagtgtgtctgtttattttgtgtacccgtgtgtgtgccatgttgtgtgtgagtgtatgtgtgagtgtgtgtgtttattttgtgtgtgtgtgcgtgtgtgtatgccatgctgtgagtgtgtgtgtgtgtgttgtgttgacccCCGTCCCTCGGTATTTCAGATGGCCGCTTCATACACAGAAAGCCGTAATAGGATTACAAACGCTGAAATAAAAGTTTTCTAGGAATTACCAACTCTTTCCCCCGGCGGTATAATTCTACGATAACACTGTAATCCCATGAGCCCATGAAAGATACACACTTTTACTATGATGAGGACAATGGTTAAGTCCATTCAAATCCCTCTGTTCGTTTTTTGGATGCGCAGCACATTTATTAAAGCGTTGTTGAAAATACATATTGGCTGATGTAATGTTGACGTCTTAACTAATAAGAAAAGTAGAAAGACTCAGATTCTATTTATAGAACTGTATTCATTATAATGGACACCATATAAGATATAAGCACACAACTGTGCTAATTGGGTGTAGATATATcttaataaatatacataattttttataaaaacattATCTTGCATTGTCAATTTTAAGTGAAATTCTCAATGATCAGAGGGAGAAGTTTGTTCAAATAACTCAAAAATAAAAGCGTGTTATGGAAGACATTTGAATTTTTCTATGAGCTGTAATTCTAtctcccctacacacacacacaaacacacacacacacacaaacacacacacacacacacacacacacacagaagcggCTTGGGCTTCCAGAGTAGCCGCCTCAAAcaggcgtgtctgtgtgtgtgcttgcgtgtgggcgtgtgcttgcatgcctgtgtgtgtgtgtgtgtgtgtgtgtgtgtgtgtgtgtgtgtgtgtgtgtgtgtgtgtgtgtgtgtgtgtgtgtgtgtgtgtgtgtgtgtgtgtgtgtgtgtgtgtgtgtgtgtgacgtgtgtgtgtttgcctgcctgtgtgtgcatttgtgtgtgtgtgtgtgtgtgtgcgcatgcgtgtgtgtttgcatgcctgtgtgtgtgtgtgtgtgggtgtgcgtgtgttcatttgcgtacgtgcgtgcgtgcgtgcgtgtgtgtgttctcgcatgcctgttgtgcgtgcgtgcggcggCTGCTATGTGGGTCAGCGGGGATAAACAGGTCTTTGTGTTGTCACTTCCTCCGTCCCGCAGCACACACGGGCTGCAGAAGGccagcggaggggagggggctgagaggggaggaggaggaggggccggggCCCCCAGGGACCGGGTGGGCCCCTTCCTGGTGCTGGGCCCCCAggtccccccggccccccggcccacAGAGAGCCCCAGATCCCCGGGCCTGCTCCACAGGATGCTGTCCAAGCGCTGGAAGAAGACTGAGTACCAGGGGGCCACCAACAGGGCCTTTGAGGCGGACTGAGGGGCCCtcgccttccctctccctctctctcgctctctgtctgtctcctgggctcccccctctctccctgtcatcctctcccccccctctctctttctccctctctctttctccctcgctGTTGCTCTTTTCTTTGCTCTGTCGTTCATCtatatcccccccctctctctcgctttcattTATCTTcctatgtgtctctctttcatccctctctctctccctctgctttttctctctctctctctctttctctctctctctctctctctctcttcctctgctttctctctctcctctctctctctctctctctctctctctctctctctctctctctctctctctctctctctctctctctctcaatctctctctctctactctctctcttgtaGTAGGTGGGTGGGCCAGGTTGTCCAGTCAcactttatgtttttatttccgtAATGTGAAGACTCTCTCTCTTAGTGTGAAGACTTAAGTCCCTCTCGTAGGGTGAAGACTTAAGTCCCTCTCGTAGGGTGAAGACTTCAGTCCCTCTCGTAGGGTGAAGACTTAAGTCCCTCTCGTAGGGTGAAGACTTCAGTCCCTCTCGTAGGGTGAAGACTTAAGTCCCTCTCGTAGGGTGAAGACTTAAGTCTATCTCGTAGTGTGTCCTGTTTCGGTTTCCATGGAGCTTCTGCCAGATGTCTGTCCTTAGCTGTGTTAGTATTATTTACAATGCAAAACAATTGCTGACTTAGAATGAGTAGATTAAGTTTCCATTTGTTTTGGGAATGCTAAGAATATATATGCTGTGTATAATAGTCCCTATGCAATGCTTGACCTAGAGCACAACaatgatataattatataattcatTCATGTAATCGAACACATCCAGTAGATTGTTTATCTGAAAACActtagctcctccccctgctacTGCTAATGCTAAGCTAGTTAAGAGTTAACATTACCACGGTCGGGCCTGTGAGCAAAGTTACGCAGAATGTAATTATTGTGGATAAGAGAAACAGAAACCGCTAGTGTAAATAAGATAAGGTAATAAGATAAGATATCTCAACGAATGACCTCAGAAGTTGACATGTGCCATGTTAGCCAAAAAGATGCCAAACCTTTATTGTACAATGTTTTTATGTCAATAACAAACGtaccactctgtgtgtgtgtgtgtgtgtgtgtgtgtgtgtgtgtgtgtgtgtgtgtgtgtgtgtgtgtgtgtgtgtgtgtgtgtgtgtgtgtgtgtgtgtgtgtgtgtgtgtgtgtgtgtgtgtgtgtgtgtgtccaactccTCATCACTATGAGCCAGTTCtgagcacacacagcacacaacgCCTCCCTCGTGTGTAAGgaggtctctccctctcccttttcaACGGAGACGCCGAAGAATAGCCCATGTAGCCCCGAGAGCTCGGGATTGTTGCggttaccatgacaacggcTAAGGCAGCCCCCCCTGAACATCCATGTGGTCttcatcacacgcacacgcgtgaacacgcacacccacacgcagacacacacacgcacacatacacaagcacacacacacacacaaacacgcacatacacacatatacacacacacatgcacacacacacgcacacattccccAAGAGCAGGACCTTTTGAAGGGAGGGTAGTGGAATGAGGATGAATCGGGGGGTACACTAACCCCCTCAGGGTAATCCAAACTTGGCCTTCACCATCTCTACCGCGCTGTGGAGGATCACTGCCACCTTCACCACCAGCACTGGGGGTAAACGCACTGTTACCCCCAACACGAAGGTAGTATCTCAGCTGAATGACGTTTAAAACTGTCTAAACTGAGTTAAGTTAAAATCTGCCGATCCAAAAGTGATTCATTCCTGTCTTCCCTCCCCAGTGAAAGTTGACTCAAGTCCAACAGGAGGGGAGCCACGTGTGGACGCCtgagcacacacactttttctggTTTTACCAGAACGTCTTGGATAAACTCACCTCCATGTAATGATGAACAAAGACAGTAAAGGCCATGTTTCTGATTTGTGTTGGTTCGGGTTGTCTAAGGAGAATTACCGAGGTCCGGACCTCATAACTGGCTAGGGGCCCGACTGTACCCCCCGATGTGAAGGTGGCTCTCTGGGGGCCTATGTCTAGGGGCCCGGGATGGAAGGGACAGCTGTTACAGGCAGTGGTGGTCAATGTCTGTCTTTGATTCATGGAGAGACTGAACACCTTCTGGAGGCTTCCCATCATGTTAGAAAGAGACCTGAGGTCATACATTACAATGTTGACCTTAAAGTCATCTGCTGTTTATGTTGACCCCCTCAGgcgacttccccccccccactcacccttcaccccctcacccctaacccctctcccctccactagGTGAGTggacacccctccccctcacccctcggCTAGGTGAGTagacccccacccctcaccctctccgtGTGGTGAGTTGGCGCTACCGGCTCCACCTGTTGGCTCCACCTGTGTGGCTCCACCTGTGTGGCTCCACCTGTGTGGCTCTAGGGAGGTGTCGTCCCGGATCCATTCAGCGGTACATTGTGATACCTTCACTCTGAGGACAAAGGGAGCCTGGGAACGTCTTCTCCAGTGAACGGATCCTCACAGCAGCGGCCAGCAGCCCGGGGTGGAGTGGCAAGGACCTCAATAATTCAGGCaggactagtgtgtgtgtgtgtgtgtgtgtgtgtgtgtgtgtgtgtgtgtgtgtgtgtgtgtgtgtgtgtgtgtgtgtgtgtgtgtgtgtgtgtgtgtgtgtgtgtgtgtgtgtgtgtgtgtgtgtgtgtgtgtgtgtgtgtggtgtgtaagtctgtgtgagcttgtgagtgtgtgttcataacAATGTCAGGTGTGCCTCCCGTGCCTGACACCTGTCTGTACTCATCTCACCTGTAGGGCAGGTAAGGAGATAGGTAAGGAAACAGGTAAGGAGACAGGTGAGAGGACAGGTGAGGGGACAGGTGAGAGGACAGGTGAGGGGACAGGTGAGAGGACAGGTGAGAGGACAGGTGAGGGGACAGGTGAGGGGACAGGTGAGAGGACAGGTGAGGGGACAGGTGAGGGGACAGGTAAGAGGACAAGTGAACCCGGCCTGTGGGTGTTATTGGGAACACACTGACTCTGCATGGTTCTCATGACTCAGCTCCAGTCTCTAGTCTGCTACAGCGTGTGCGTCACGGACGTCCTGAACGTTGTCTGTAGATAAATGGGCTCCTTCTAAGGTAGCTAAAATatgaagattattattattttcatgggattacgcactaattaaaacatacttGTGATTATTCTATTCCTTGTCACACATCAGAGATCACCAACAAACAAGTGGACACACTGACCTATTTAAGAGGCGCAGGACCCAAgctgaaacacacgcacacacacacacacacacacacacacacactcactcacacacacacacacacacacacacacacacacacacacacacacacacacacacacacacacgcacaaacacctccttccctcccctggcccctgtaaacacacactcattgacacagacgcacacacacacacacacacacacacacacaaacacttcatACCCTTGCTTGgcccctgtacacacacactcatggacacacatgcaaacacactcacacacacacacacacacaaacacctcataCCCTCCCTTGGGCCCtggtcaaccacacacacataaacacacacacacacacacacacacacacacacacacacacacacacacacacacacacataaatacacacacacacacacacacacacacacacacacacacttggggcTGTGGGGTTTCCCGCCCAAACTGTGTTCTGTCCCTGCTGTTGGCCTGGGTGTttctaggggggggggaggtgggggagggagggggagagggcgggtGAGGGGTAGCAGGGTGCCTGCCAGATGACTCCCCTGTCCTCCAATAGGCTGCCATCTGCTGTCTGGCTCACACAAagagcagggtgtgtgtgtgtgggtgcgtgtgcacgcTTCTGCCTGCCGAGGGGAGGAGCAGCTCTCAGCGCTGTTTGATGTGCTGCTCTTAATCGACGACGGACAAGgtagagccacacacacactcacagacacacacacacacacacacacacacatgtgctcatagacacaagcacatgcatgcactcgcaaacacacacacacgaatgt is a genomic window of Gadus chalcogrammus isolate NIFS_2021 chromosome 23, NIFS_Gcha_1.0, whole genome shotgun sequence containing:
- the rrs1 gene encoding ribosome biogenesis regulatory protein homolog, giving the protein MASCIEDVLAKAEQDEAEKLKSITVVKELELEFDIGNLLAHDKNQIDIREFRGQKKEEFLRSLARDNTQLLVNEIWKLPTERVDEAIVVKLPTPSTRLPREKPAPKPRPPTKWEEFAKLKGIQKKRRTNLVWDEVAKDWKRRHGFKRAKDDTKEWLIEVPVTADPMEDQFQKRNTAKRERVAKNELNRLRNIARSQKIKLPSVELRPTGTQSKADLATASTVALASTASHGKFQDRLPKEKPQRNTGKKRKFEPLIGDFSSEKQKQLDILKVIDGKRPRMDVTKATNKQMREDDREEASARFKKGKKGRTDGGRGGRGGRGGKSRGGKPGGGKPGGGGRGGGGRGRAMGGGGRGGGGGRGGGGFGGGGGRGGGGGRGGGRGGGGGRGGGGGRGGGRGGNR